A single Methylomonas sp. AM2-LC DNA region contains:
- a CDS encoding XRE family transcriptional regulator — translation MANKFSDLQAKMKPEAQALAKAKAQAMLAEMPLNELRQARGLSQKMLAEVLHVQQPSIAKMEKRTDMYISTLRSHIEAMGGELEVVARFPDGMVKISNFSDLEKGVAV, via the coding sequence ATGGCAAATAAATTTTCTGATCTTCAAGCGAAAATGAAACCTGAGGCACAAGCTCTGGCTAAAGCTAAAGCTCAAGCAATGTTGGCGGAAATGCCGCTGAATGAATTACGGCAGGCTCGTGGGTTATCGCAAAAAATGCTTGCGGAAGTTTTACATGTTCAACAACCCTCAATAGCTAAAATGGAAAAACGTACCGATATGTATATATCCACGTTACGTAGCCATATTGAAGCGATGGGGGGAGAACTTGAAGTTGTAGCCCGTTTTCCTGATGGTATGGTCAAAATTAGTAATTTTTCAGACTTGGAAAAAGGTGTGGCGGTCTGA
- a CDS encoding efflux transporter outer membrane subunit yields MKFRPNKTLLYTVIATNLTACMMGQDYVRPPLTTPTDFKEAKGWKQAQPRDNVVLGNWWEIFADPKLNELEEQVAKANQSLAKAEAQFRQAEHLVLSSQSSLFPVGTGTGQFNRFVAASGTSVAPAGVRNLIGNAISMTWQPDLWGGVRRQIEANTESAQASAATMQALQLSLQASLAADYFQLKILDEQKRLLDENTAAYTKTLDITRNRYGAGVAAKSDVAQAEAQLEAVRAQNINLGIQRAQLEHAVAVLIGKAPAELSLSNDLLNVQVPAIPVELPSELLERRPDIAVAERQLAATNALIGVAKAAYFPTLNLSATDGVQSGFLNLNTLYSLAKNYWSFPAAGAITLFDGGAKNAQYKQAIDNYEANVANYRQTVLTAFQQVEDNLVALRILADEIEVQNRAVAAANEALMLTINQYKAGTVNYINVMTAQTNALNNQVTAVQLKGSRLTASVQLVTALGGGWDLKKVPNSDQIGGEIKWTDYLIIPGMDQGKSENTFTNPFSDMLQFHFLP; encoded by the coding sequence ATGAAATTTCGTCCCAACAAAACTTTACTTTATACCGTTATAGCCACCAATCTAACAGCTTGCATGATGGGTCAGGATTATGTCCGTCCACCGCTAACCACGCCAACTGATTTTAAAGAAGCAAAAGGCTGGAAACAAGCGCAGCCCCGCGATAATGTGGTACTGGGTAACTGGTGGGAAATTTTTGCAGATCCCAAACTAAATGAGTTGGAAGAACAAGTAGCCAAAGCTAATCAATCCTTGGCAAAAGCTGAAGCGCAATTCCGTCAAGCAGAACACTTGGTATTATCGTCACAATCGTCCTTATTTCCGGTCGGCACGGGTACTGGGCAGTTTAATCGCTTTGTCGCTGCCAGTGGTACCAGTGTGGCTCCTGCCGGGGTTAGAAACCTCATTGGTAATGCAATATCCATGACCTGGCAACCGGATTTATGGGGTGGAGTACGGAGACAAATTGAAGCCAATACTGAATCTGCACAAGCCAGTGCAGCCACTATGCAGGCCTTACAACTATCCCTACAAGCCAGTCTGGCCGCTGATTATTTTCAATTAAAAATACTGGATGAACAAAAGAGATTGTTAGATGAAAATACTGCCGCTTATACAAAAACTCTGGATATTACCCGTAACCGGTATGGTGCAGGTGTGGCCGCTAAAAGCGACGTAGCCCAGGCCGAAGCACAATTGGAAGCCGTTCGCGCTCAGAACATCAACCTAGGCATACAACGCGCTCAACTTGAGCATGCGGTTGCAGTACTGATAGGCAAAGCCCCCGCCGAATTAAGCCTGTCTAACGATCTATTAAACGTGCAAGTTCCTGCTATTCCGGTGGAATTACCTTCCGAACTATTGGAAAGACGGCCCGACATTGCCGTTGCGGAACGCCAACTGGCTGCCACCAATGCCTTAATCGGTGTTGCGAAAGCCGCATATTTTCCGACTCTGAACCTGAGTGCCACCGATGGTGTGCAGAGTGGTTTTTTAAATTTAAATACGTTGTATTCGCTGGCTAAAAATTATTGGTCATTTCCTGCTGCGGGAGCAATAACATTGTTTGATGGTGGCGCAAAAAATGCCCAGTATAAACAGGCAATAGACAATTACGAAGCCAATGTCGCCAATTACAGGCAAACAGTGTTAACCGCATTTCAACAAGTGGAAGACAATCTGGTGGCTTTACGCATCCTCGCCGACGAAATCGAGGTACAGAATAGAGCGGTTGCCGCTGCAAACGAAGCGTTAATGCTGACTATTAATCAATACAAAGCCGGAACAGTCAATTATATCAATGTTATGACCGCACAAACCAATGCATTGAATAATCAGGTAACCGCAGTACAACTGAAAGGCTCTCGTTTAACGGCTTCTGTACAGTTAGTCACCGCACTGGGTGGTGGCTGGGATCTAAAAAAAGTGCCTAACTCCGATCAGATTGGCGGTGAAATCAAATGGACCGATTATTTGATCATTCCAGGTATGGACCAGGGAAAAAGCGAAAACACCTTTACAAATCCGTTTAGCGATATGCTGCAATTCCATTTTTTACCTTAA
- a CDS encoding helix-turn-helix transcriptional regulator, whose product MQNKLNLDNISQKMTHNGLTQTALANLLDVSKEAVSQWLSHKAFPRPNKLLQLGKQLSLNFDELVIKENTYEPVVAFRKMKGTKTKDHHIEKAQEMGRFLKHLANYLPFDTLEMPPILKNPINDYDYLQKVVEKVRADIHVSPEAIIDFQHLIRRFNELQAVLIPILWGNKQRHENAVHIYLPDSETTWIYLNLDVNIHDFKFWMAHELGHCLAPNLKGELGEDFADAFAATLLFPEIKAKQAYKIISKCKTESTRWQAIKKIAEEETISPYTIFYQVNAFANYTNNPPIALKTLHAKVSLFNNQYQNVSQLLFTDNENITAKHYIETVKDAFSTPFFDSLSTYLKQQEKGFGFIQAILDMPILDAQSIYSELS is encoded by the coding sequence ATGCAAAATAAACTTAATCTAGACAATATTAGTCAAAAAATGACCCATAATGGGCTAACGCAAACAGCGTTAGCGAATCTGCTTGATGTCTCGAAAGAGGCAGTTTCTCAATGGCTAAGTCATAAAGCATTTCCAAGACCTAATAAATTATTGCAACTTGGCAAACAATTATCACTAAACTTTGATGAGTTAGTCATCAAAGAAAATACATATGAACCCGTTGTTGCTTTTCGTAAAATGAAAGGTACAAAAACGAAAGATCATCATATCGAAAAAGCCCAAGAAATGGGGCGCTTCCTTAAACATTTGGCTAACTATTTGCCGTTTGACACCTTGGAAATGCCGCCAATTCTAAAAAATCCGATCAATGATTATGATTATCTACAAAAGGTAGTTGAAAAAGTCCGAGCTGATATTCATGTTAGTCCTGAAGCAATAATAGATTTTCAGCATTTAATACGTCGTTTTAACGAACTGCAAGCCGTGTTGATTCCGATTTTATGGGGTAATAAGCAACGTCATGAGAACGCAGTACATATTTATCTACCAGACTCGGAAACGACTTGGATATATCTTAATCTTGATGTCAATATTCATGATTTTAAATTTTGGATGGCTCATGAATTAGGACACTGTTTAGCACCTAATCTTAAAGGCGAATTAGGTGAAGACTTTGCTGACGCATTTGCCGCAACGTTACTATTTCCAGAAATAAAGGCTAAGCAAGCATACAAGATTATTTCAAAATGTAAGACAGAATCAACAAGATGGCAAGCCATAAAAAAAATTGCTGAAGAAGAAACTATTTCACCTTACACTATTTTTTATCAAGTTAATGCTTTTGCTAACTATACGAATAACCCACCCATTGCATTAAAAACACTACATGCAAAGGTTAGCCTTTTTAACAATCAATATCAAAATGTCAGCCAATTGCTTTTTACTGACAACGAAAACATTACGGCTAAACACTATATAGAAACTGTAAAAGACGCTTTCTCAACCCCATTTTTTGATAGTTTAAGCACCTATCTTAAACAGCAAGAAAAAGGCTTTGGTTTTATTCAAGCTATTCTTGATATGCCGATACTGGATGCCCAGAGCATATATTCAGAGCTAAGCTAA
- a CDS encoding DUF6152 family protein, protein MRTNSKLFGILALMTAFCHVVPAQAHHAFSAEFDAEQPIELKGVVTKLELVNPHSWLYLDVKQNDGSVANWGFEFGAPFSLKEKGITKASLPIGSEVSIQGFRAKNGKSFGYAVTTILADGRSVKTGGAQDAPGAQPAAQ, encoded by the coding sequence ATGCGTACAAACAGCAAGTTATTTGGCATTCTTGCATTAATGACTGCTTTCTGCCATGTGGTTCCAGCACAGGCTCATCATGCCTTCTCAGCGGAATTTGATGCAGAGCAGCCGATTGAATTGAAAGGCGTTGTCACTAAACTGGAACTGGTTAATCCACATAGCTGGCTATATCTAGATGTTAAACAAAATGACGGCAGTGTTGCTAATTGGGGATTTGAATTCGGCGCCCCATTCAGTTTGAAAGAAAAAGGTATCACTAAAGCCAGCCTACCGATTGGCAGCGAAGTCAGCATTCAGGGCTTTCGTGCCAAAAATGGCAAAAGTTTCGGCTATGCTGTCACCACCATACTGGCAGATGGTAGAAGTGTTAAAACGGGTGGCGCACAGGATGCGCCCGGTGCTCAGCCAGCAGCACAATAA
- a CDS encoding GNAT family N-acetyltransferase, translating into MQTRTHIRFSSVTINGVRVKLIPIADQYADIIFKEFTDEITQFMVPSTPTHINQIYEFIRASNKKMEENTDLTFAILDNTSDEFLGVCGLHGKPSPDEPSLGIWLKKQAHGNRFGQEAIKILANWARENLIFSFMVYPCDRDNIPSRKIAEKLNGRIFRTGKVTSMSGRILNEVAYKIV; encoded by the coding sequence GTGCAGACCCGTACCCACATTCGATTCAGCTCAGTTACGATAAATGGTGTACGGGTAAAACTAATACCTATTGCTGATCAATATGCGGACATAATTTTTAAAGAGTTTACTGATGAAATAACGCAGTTTATGGTTCCATCAACACCTACTCATATTAATCAGATTTACGAGTTTATTCGAGCAAGTAATAAAAAGATGGAAGAGAACACTGATTTAACTTTTGCAATTCTTGATAATACATCGGATGAATTCTTGGGCGTTTGTGGGCTTCATGGAAAGCCTTCCCCAGACGAACCCAGCTTGGGTATATGGCTAAAAAAACAAGCTCATGGTAATCGTTTCGGTCAAGAGGCCATAAAAATTCTGGCTAATTGGGCCAGAGAAAATCTGATTTTCAGTTTTATGGTATATCCTTGCGACAGAGATAATATACCCAGCAGGAAAATTGCAGAAAAATTAAACGGCAGAATATTTAGAACTGGCAAAGTAACAAGTATGTCAGGTCGAATCCTTAATGAAGTTGCATATAAAATCGTTTAG
- a CDS encoding DUF6644 family protein, producing MTLIEFSQLLYDSEIGTGLRESVYAFPIIEGLHLIGLSLSVGLILFVDLRLMGYFLADVAVENIMQPLRPWLLGGFATTIATGILLFIAAASKIILLTVFIYKLIFIALAGLNAGWFEYRWGRRVNEWSTQSILPKGVRIAGITSLTLWSLVVIAGRLIPYLSYQ from the coding sequence ATGACGCTAATCGAATTTTCTCAATTACTCTACGATTCTGAAATAGGTACGGGGCTGCGTGAATCCGTGTACGCATTTCCTATCATAGAAGGCCTACACCTGATTGGACTAAGCTTATCTGTTGGCCTGATTTTGTTCGTTGACTTGCGACTAATGGGCTATTTTTTAGCGGATGTAGCAGTCGAGAATATCATGCAGCCGCTCAGACCCTGGTTGTTAGGCGGCTTTGCCACCACCATTGCTACTGGCATTTTGCTGTTTATTGCGGCGGCCTCCAAAATCATTCTGCTTACAGTGTTTATCTATAAATTGATTTTCATTGCCCTGGCAGGTCTTAATGCGGGGTGGTTTGAATATCGCTGGGGACGGCGTGTTAACGAATGGAGTACACAATCAATTTTACCCAAAGGTGTTCGCATCGCAGGCATTACCTCGCTAACCTTGTGGAGTCTGGTTGTAATTGCCGGCCGCCTGATCCCATATTTAAGTTACCAATAA
- a CDS encoding cytochrome c gives MPIISQETITNLPTFRDITLKIKQIFPAIPFAALLAACSQSSPPSATLFKPIATLQDIMQSIIDPNVDFVWNAVSSVSTAEGTQEHRPETDEEWEQLRQHALTLAEAGNLLLIENRIVAHQNANTSSGGAELNSQDIQKLIESNREDYVQRVHSLQNATELVLAAIDKKNADELEKAGGDVEHACEQCHSQFWYPNDKRPK, from the coding sequence ATGCCAATTATCAGCCAAGAAACGATAACCAATCTCCCCACATTTAGAGATATTACTTTGAAAATAAAACAGATTTTTCCAGCCATTCCATTTGCCGCATTGCTGGCCGCCTGTTCCCAATCGTCTCCGCCGTCGGCAACGCTATTCAAACCCATCGCCACACTGCAAGATATCATGCAGTCAATTATCGATCCGAATGTCGATTTTGTCTGGAACGCCGTATCCTCTGTTAGCACCGCAGAAGGTACGCAAGAACACCGTCCCGAGACGGACGAAGAATGGGAACAACTTAGACAACACGCGCTCACCCTAGCCGAAGCGGGCAACCTATTGTTGATAGAAAACCGAATTGTAGCGCATCAGAATGCCAACACCTCTTCTGGTGGCGCAGAACTCAATTCGCAAGATATTCAAAAACTTATCGAAAGCAATCGCGAAGATTATGTTCAACGTGTACATTCACTACAAAATGCTACAGAATTGGTCCTGGCAGCGATTGATAAAAAAAATGCGGATGAATTGGAAAAAGCGGGTGGTGATGTGGAACACGCCTGCGAACAATGCCATTCACAATTTTGGTATCCTAATGACAAACGACCTAAATAA
- a CDS encoding DUF6644 family protein, translated as MSTFEIFKIIQTSSIGRAIGGLDHLFCAAIELAHILGMLLVLSSVILVSLRLLGLGLHNQSLTRLYRATSGFIWAGLGLLVISGLLIFIPAATSYYPNEFFWIKFILLGLTLLIHLTVFRNISLADMPNSIASKLTALLSLSLWFGVAFAGRFIGFF; from the coding sequence ATGTCTACATTTGAAATATTCAAAATCATACAGACCAGCAGTATAGGCCGGGCAATCGGCGGTCTGGATCACCTTTTTTGCGCCGCCATCGAACTGGCACATATCCTCGGCATGCTGCTAGTGCTTTCGTCTGTCATACTGGTGAGCCTGCGTTTACTGGGACTTGGCTTGCACAACCAATCGCTTACCAGACTCTACCGTGCAACCTCTGGTTTTATATGGGCCGGATTAGGATTACTCGTTATATCAGGCCTGCTGATTTTTATACCTGCGGCCACTAGCTACTATCCCAATGAATTCTTCTGGATCAAGTTCATTCTGCTTGGACTGACCCTGCTAATTCATTTGACGGTATTCCGCAACATTAGCCTAGCGGATATGCCAAATTCCATTGCATCCAAACTCACCGCGTTACTCAGCTTGAGCCTATGGTTTGGTGTGGCTTTCGCCGGACGTTTTATCGGATTTTTTTAA
- a CDS encoding DNA-binding protein, which produces MPPQSKILVDTNAYLRLAKTIRPLLFVPFGEEHYCLYIIPELNQELSNRRLVSRFPWITESEYTENRKLTPTLSKNQRQSIAQTFDFIWDYVQTEFPGPSKVDVRYLAYAIELNVPVVTDDQDMTKLAEVYEVKVMSTLQLLKIMFDAKHIDKKTVTGLVEFWRYIGDRPANLEADYKKYFS; this is translated from the coding sequence ATGCCGCCGCAGTCCAAGATTCTGGTTGATACAAATGCTTATTTAAGGCTGGCAAAAACGATACGACCGTTATTATTTGTACCCTTTGGCGAAGAGCACTATTGTTTATACATTATCCCAGAACTCAATCAAGAACTAAGCAATAGACGCTTAGTATCAAGGTTTCCGTGGATAACAGAGAGTGAATATACTGAAAATCGCAAGCTTACCCCCACTCTCAGCAAGAATCAACGTCAGTCAATTGCCCAGACTTTTGACTTTATTTGGGATTATGTACAAACCGAATTTCCAGGTCCATCAAAAGTGGATGTCCGTTACCTCGCTTATGCCATAGAGCTTAATGTCCCAGTGGTCACTGATGATCAGGATATGACTAAACTCGCAGAAGTTTATGAAGTAAAGGTGATGTCAACGTTGCAATTACTCAAAATCATGTTTGATGCAAAGCATATAGATAAAAAAACCGTGACAGGTTTGGTAGAATTTTGGCGATACATTGGTGATAGACCTGCTAATCTGGAAGCAGACTATAAAAAATATTTCTCCTGA
- a CDS encoding secA translation regulator SecM — protein MFRSTKECNIHPQNETIVARRNFFSRLAFGVAASIALPNVVQAAKNTAENTKINHQAAKKAVRLPKHTTQQANNASRIATSSSKKATSEQKHLNVSGADHPHAQHNNRVKTVYNSKTQVPPNKNHTQVENGRSHSIIQPRAKTSMSNSASNSVLQKDHVQLITQRSLAFQNPHTGDKLSLTYYEQGRYLDDALNEISFLLRDHHSGEVHPIDPELLDQLHEIKQMLGLKQPFDIVCGYRSPLTNAKLHAESVGVANNSFHIHGRAIDIRIERYSLSRIHNAALAMHRGGVGYYPESNFIHLDTGTFRNWTL, from the coding sequence ATGTTTAGATCTACTAAAGAATGTAATATACATCCGCAAAACGAAACTATAGTCGCTCGACGAAACTTTTTTAGTCGCCTGGCTTTTGGGGTGGCTGCGTCGATAGCGTTGCCGAATGTTGTGCAAGCTGCGAAAAATACCGCTGAGAATACTAAAATAAACCATCAAGCGGCCAAAAAAGCGGTGCGATTACCTAAACACACAACTCAACAAGCGAATAATGCCAGCAGAATTGCAACCTCTAGCAGTAAAAAGGCAACTTCCGAACAAAAGCACTTGAATGTCTCTGGTGCGGATCACCCTCATGCACAACACAACAACCGAGTAAAGACTGTTTACAACAGTAAAACTCAGGTACCACCGAATAAAAACCATACTCAGGTTGAGAACGGCAGATCGCACTCGATTATTCAACCCAGAGCAAAAACTTCGATGAGTAACTCAGCCTCAAATTCTGTGCTACAAAAGGATCACGTACAGTTGATCACGCAGCGCTCATTGGCATTTCAAAATCCGCATACAGGCGACAAATTAAGCCTGACTTATTATGAACAAGGCCGTTATCTGGACGATGCACTAAACGAAATAAGCTTTTTGCTACGTGACCACCACTCTGGCGAAGTACACCCTATCGACCCCGAACTCTTGGATCAATTACATGAAATAAAGCAAATGCTGGGGTTAAAGCAACCGTTTGATATAGTTTGCGGTTATCGATCACCGTTGACTAATGCAAAACTGCATGCCGAAAGTGTTGGCGTAGCAAATAATAGTTTCCATATTCACGGTCGGGCAATCGATATTCGTATCGAGCGTTACAGTCTAAGTCGTATCCACAATGCTGCACTGGCTATGCATCGAGGCGGCGTTGGCTATTATCCAGAATCTAACTTTATCCACTTAGACACAGGGACATTCAGAAACTGGACACTATAG
- a CDS encoding type II toxin-antitoxin system RelE/ParE family toxin yields MTWDVEYTNEFEEWWNGLSEDEQVSLAASVHLLEERGPALGFPHCSGINGSKHSHMRELRTQHEGRPIRTLYAFDPRRSAILLIGGDKTGDNRWYDAHIPIADRLYDEHLLQLLKEGLINGK; encoded by the coding sequence ATGACTTGGGATGTAGAATACACAAATGAATTCGAAGAATGGTGGAATGGTTTGTCGGAAGATGAACAAGTTTCTCTAGCAGCTTCGGTCCATTTGCTTGAAGAACGTGGGCCTGCATTAGGTTTTCCGCATTGCAGTGGTATAAACGGCTCTAAACATAGTCATATGAGAGAATTGCGTACTCAGCATGAAGGTAGACCGATACGCACACTTTATGCCTTCGATCCTAGACGAAGTGCCATTTTGCTGATTGGTGGTGATAAAACCGGCGACAATCGATGGTATGATGCCCACATTCCGATTGCCGATAGACTCTATGACGAACACTTACTGCAACTTCTAAAGGAGGGGCTGATCAATGGCAAATAA
- a CDS encoding GFA family protein: MTKYKGSCHCGRVRFEIEAEIDHVRVCDCSICKKRGALNHRIPKENLNLLTPWDDLVLYQWGSKTAKDFFCPSCGILPFRRPSDPTPEEILEGSKPFDGWAVNVRCLEGLDLESIPIKKIYGSKIKHHA, translated from the coding sequence ATGACAAAATATAAAGGTTCGTGCCATTGTGGAAGAGTTCGCTTCGAAATCGAAGCAGAAATAGATCATGTGCGTGTTTGCGATTGCTCTATTTGTAAGAAACGGGGGGCATTGAATCACAGGATTCCAAAAGAGAATTTAAATTTGCTTACCCCATGGGATGATCTTGTTTTGTATCAATGGGGAAGTAAAACCGCGAAAGATTTCTTTTGTCCCTCTTGCGGCATCCTACCATTCAGACGCCCAAGTGATCCAACACCTGAAGAAATTCTCGAAGGCTCGAAGCCTTTCGATGGATGGGCAGTCAATGTCCGGTGCTTGGAAGGTCTAGATTTGGAATCGATTCCCATAAAAAAAATTTATGGAAGCAAAATCAAACACCATGCATAA